The proteins below are encoded in one region of Manis pentadactyla isolate mManPen7 chromosome 2, mManPen7.hap1, whole genome shotgun sequence:
- the MFAP3 gene encoding microfibril-associated glycoprotein 3: MKPQCCLFTLVVSVTVPVAFVWEDVDFNRMAPLGTNHSSFNASVPPGFELSAGSHSGDDVIIAKEGTSVSIECLLTVNHYEDVNWYNSKGQQLDDRGRGGKWLVSGNVLNITSVAFDDRGLYTCFVTSPVRASYSVTLCVIFTSGDMSVYYMIVCLIAFTITLILNVTRLCMMSSHLRKTEKAINEFFRTEGAEKLQKAFEIAKRIPIITSAKTLELAKVTQFKTMEFARYIEELARSVPLPPLILNCRAFVEEMFEAVRVDDPDDMGERIKERPALNAQGSIYVINPEMGRSNSPGDSDDGSLNEQGQEIAVQVSVHLQSETKSIDTDSQDSSHSAHLMIQDLQN; the protein is encoded by the exons ATGAAGCCACAGTGTTGTTTATTCACTTTAGTGGTGAGCGTTACTGTGCCGGTGGCTTTTGTTTGGGAAGATGTAGACTTCAACCGAATGGCCCCACTGGGAACAAATCATAGTTCTTTCAATGCATCAGTTCCTCCAGGCTTTGAACTCTCAGCAGGTTCTCACTCAGGTGATGATGTCATCATAGCTAAAGAGGGAACAAGTGTTTCGATTGAGTGTCTCCTCACAGTCAACCACTATGAAGATGTCAATTGGTACAACTCAAAAGGACAGCAACTGGATGACAGAGGCAGAG GTGGAAAATGGTTGGTTTCTGGTAACGTCCTGAATATCACCAGTGTAGCCTTTGATGACCGTGGGCTCTATACGTGTTTCGTCACCTCTCCAGTTCGTGCCTCCTATTCTGTCACCCTGTGTGTTATCTTCACCTCTGGAGACATGAGTGTCTATTACATGATTGTTTGCCTGATTGCCTTTACAATCACTCTCATCTTGAATGTCACACGGCTGTGCATGATGAGCAGCCATCTTCGTAAGACTGAGAAGGCTATCAACGAATTCTTTAGAACTGAGGGGGCCGAGAAACTTCAGAAGGCCTTTGAGATCGCAAAACgtatccccatcatcacctcAGCCAAGACTCTGGAGCTTGCCAAAGTCACACAATTTAAGACGATGGAGTTTGCTCGTTATATTGAAGAACTGGCAAGAAGTGTCCCTCTTCCACCCCTTATTCTAAACTGTCGGGCCTTTGTGGAGGAGATGTTTGAGGCTGTGCGCGTGGATGACCCTGATGATATGGGAGAAAGAATTAAAGAGAGACCTGCCTTGAATGCACAAGGTAGCATCTATGTCATTAACCCAGAGATGGGCCGGAGTAATTCACCGGGAGATTCGGATGATGGGTCTCTGAATGAACAAGGCCAGGAGATAGCAGTTCAGGTTTCTGTTCACCTTCAGTCAGAGACCAAAAGTATTGATACAGATTCTCAAGACAGCAGCCATTCAGCCCACCTGATGATACAGGACCTGCAGAACTGA